From the Bdellovibrio reynosensis genome, one window contains:
- a CDS encoding Dps family protein: MQTSFNNSFDKTVQTLSRTLSEEYVLMLKTQNFHWNIEGPLFFSMHSLLGHQYKSLGEKVDSIAETIRSYGSKAPGSFRDFLKTALIDEAPSDPITPHQMIEILNKDHLALATRIKEHREEAEKTGDVHAIVIYEDLISFHEKASWMIRSHRA, from the coding sequence ATGCAAACCAGCTTCAACAATAGTTTTGATAAAACTGTGCAAACGCTTAGCCGAACTCTTTCTGAAGAATATGTTCTTATGTTAAAAACCCAAAATTTTCATTGGAACATCGAAGGTCCATTGTTCTTTTCTATGCACAGCTTGTTAGGTCACCAGTACAAGAGTCTAGGTGAAAAAGTAGATAGCATTGCTGAAACCATTCGCTCTTATGGAAGTAAGGCTCCGGGCAGTTTCAGGGATTTTTTAAAAACAGCATTGATCGATGAAGCTCCGTCAGACCCAATTACGCCTCATCAAATGATTGAAATTTTGAATAAAGACCACTTAGCACTAGCTACTCGAATTAAAGAACATCGGGAAGAGGCCGAAAAAACTGGCGACGTACATGCCATTGTTATTTACGAAGACCTTATCTCGTTCCACGAGAAGGCTTCGTGGATGATCCGAAGTCATAGGGCATAA
- a CDS encoding superoxide dismutase family protein, whose product MKKLILSALVLLSVGCAQMKKQSAEPAPVEPAAVVPTKAQAVLKPAPGYKVKGIVHFTTENNSTKIETNIEGLKAGPHGFHIHEVGDCSKPDFSSAGGHFNPTSANHGDVHGDNRHVGDLGNIVADTKKKAKTNMTAEGLSMSGANSIIGKAIVIHKDKDDLKSQPAGNSGARIACGVIEAL is encoded by the coding sequence ATGAAGAAGTTGATTTTATCGGCCCTGGTTTTGTTAAGTGTTGGTTGCGCGCAAATGAAAAAACAATCAGCGGAACCTGCACCCGTTGAACCTGCTGCTGTTGTTCCAACCAAAGCTCAAGCTGTTTTAAAACCGGCACCAGGATACAAAGTAAAAGGTATTGTTCACTTTACGACTGAAAATAATTCCACAAAGATTGAGACAAATATTGAAGGTCTAAAAGCGGGTCCCCATGGTTTCCATATCCATGAAGTGGGCGATTGCTCAAAGCCAGATTTTTCATCTGCGGGTGGCCACTTTAATCCGACTTCAGCTAATCATGGTGACGTTCACGGTGATAATCGCCACGTTGGCGACCTAGGAAATATCGTCGCGGATACAAAGAAGAAAGCTAAAACTAATATGACAGCAGAAGGTCTTTCTATGTCAGGCGCTAATAGCATCATTGGAAAAGCAATAGTCATCCATAAAGATAAAGATGATTTGAAATCTCAGCCAGCTGGAAACTCTGGCGCAAGAATCGCTTGCGGTGTGATCGAAGCACTTTAA
- a CDS encoding fumarylacetoacetate hydrolase family protein, protein MKLGSLKSPQSMDGELCVVSRDLKTAVKATQVAPSLRVALENWKQHEETLQKIYKDLNDGKATGSFAVNQNDFHSALPRTWLFADGSAFIYHIKLVRMARKAALPETLETVPLMYQGECGQFLAPTEDIPQRDFAHGTDFEGEVAVVTDFVPMGTTPDEALKYIRLFVLVNDVSLRGLIPEELAAGFGFFQSKPASALSPFAVTSDELGDALKEGRIHLPLHVKYNGEFFGKANAGAMHFHFGHLISHAAKTRNLAAGSIIGSGTVSNDKHENGSSCLAEKRMIEQIETGAIKTPFMKNGDTVEMEMFNIQGQSIFGRIFQKVKSV, encoded by the coding sequence CAGTCGTGATCTGAAGACCGCTGTTAAGGCGACTCAGGTCGCTCCAAGTTTGCGAGTCGCTCTTGAAAACTGGAAGCAACACGAAGAAACACTTCAAAAAATTTATAAAGACCTTAATGACGGTAAAGCAACGGGATCATTTGCAGTAAACCAAAATGATTTCCATTCTGCTTTGCCGCGCACGTGGCTTTTTGCCGATGGTTCGGCATTTATTTATCACATAAAACTTGTTCGTATGGCGCGTAAGGCCGCTTTGCCTGAAACACTTGAAACTGTGCCTTTGATGTATCAAGGGGAGTGCGGGCAGTTCCTGGCTCCAACAGAAGACATCCCTCAGCGTGATTTTGCTCACGGCACTGACTTCGAAGGTGAAGTGGCTGTGGTGACTGATTTTGTCCCGATGGGCACTACTCCAGATGAAGCGCTTAAGTACATTCGTTTATTTGTTTTAGTGAATGACGTTTCTTTACGTGGCTTGATTCCTGAAGAATTGGCGGCAGGCTTTGGTTTCTTTCAAAGTAAACCGGCTTCAGCACTTTCACCATTTGCAGTGACTAGTGATGAATTAGGTGATGCGCTTAAAGAAGGAAGAATTCATTTACCATTGCACGTGAAATACAACGGAGAATTCTTTGGTAAAGCCAACGCAGGTGCGATGCACTTTCACTTTGGCCATTTGATTTCCCACGCAGCTAAAACTAGAAACTTAGCAGCGGGTTCGATCATTGGTAGCGGAACTGTTTCAAATGACAAACATGAAAACGGATCAAGCTGCTTAGCTGAAAAACGCATGATTGAACAAATCGAAACTGGCGCTATTAAAACTCCATTTATGAAAAACGGGGACACCGTTGAAATGGAAATGTTTAATATTCAGGGGCAAAGCATCTTTGGAAGAATCTTCCAGAAGGTGAAGTCGGTTTAA